A genome region from Macrobrachium rosenbergii isolate ZJJX-2024 chromosome 42, ASM4041242v1, whole genome shotgun sequence includes the following:
- the LOC136827597 gene encoding uncharacterized protein — MVLTTSCCISATQINKGLQIVWNSAAKFNGLCLNDGFYKGPDFLNSLLYCLLHWRMKSIGIAGDVQKMFNQILMAEKDQRYHRFVWRFDLSSPIRHWQWLRLPFGDKPAPDIAMMAVRTLADTFKEEEPIGAELINCRMYMDDVIESFDKSELAIAAMDQVDRILRKGSFRIKEWHSNDPSVDRCPEDKQTRVLGHVWDKATDSVAIQLDKFSEELSKLTKRKVASLVSKLWDPTGMLSPVTIRYKICLQDLWASGVGWDDELSEEQIKMWKGYVHEMNQLIGFRLARMIKPEDSLGDPQLQGFSDASESALGSVIWLKWNTSHGVELKFVIAKSLVAPLKHRSIPRLELTPAVVMARLALLVLQVVGRVSTMKFWTDSEVVLAWVRSPARTFKPFVSARVQEIQDALPGFSKEFCYVPSQLNPADALTKPIKPSELQGWINGPDFLLNSSQDCDFGEPTYDFVKKCCIVKEYTPESLKRIQFVGILADESFEERFTELSSDWNRLVRITAYCRRLLLQQNPENYQSHLEPKEMQEAELALFYASQKSLNNQDEVNHKQIKKLDPKLDEKGILRIGGRLHKLHLPYEQRHPVLLVRNSSLAEAFGQMIHRCTGHQGYRVSIALAFKRGVYIIGGARLFKDIAFKWCFCRTRRRLLLGQQMGELPSFRGEPNSPPFSRVALDFFGPIKIKLTRNASTEGSIMIITCTVTRVISLELVDSLSSDAFLCAWRRFTCNHRINPVLAVATEDAIS; from the coding sequence ATGGTACTTACAACATCATGCTGTATATCAGCTACACAAATCAACAAAGGTCTTCAGATCGTATGGAATTCTGCTGCCAAGTTCAATGGCTTGTGTTTGAATGATGGATTTTACAAAGGGCCAGATTTCTTGAACTCTCTTCTGTATTGCCTTCTTCACTGGAGAATGAAAAGCATAGGAATTGCAGGCGATGTTCAAAAAATGTTTAATCAAATACTTATGGCTGAAAAGGATCAGAGATATCACCGGTTTGTATGGCGTTTTGATTTATCTTCTCCAATTCGTCACTGGCAGTGGCTGCGCCTTCCTTTTGGGGATAAACCAGCACCAGACATAGCTATGATGGCTGTACGCACTTTGGCAGATACATTCAAGGAGGAGGAACCTATTGGAGCAGAGTTAATTAACTGTCGCATGTACATGGATGATGTGATTGAATCATTTGATAAGAGTGAATTAGCTATTGCAGCCATGGATCAGGTGGATCGGATATTAAGAAAAGGCTCCTTCAGAATAAAAGAATGGCATTCTAATGACCCCTCTGTTGACCGATGCCCAGAAGACAAGCAAACACGGGTTTTGGGTCATGTATGGGATAAGGCTACGGATAGTGTGGCTATTCAGCTAGACAAATTCAGTGAGGAGCTTTCAAAACTAACAAAGCGGAAGGTTGCTAGTTTGGTATCAAAGTTGTGGGATCCTACAGGTATGTTATCTCCTGTAACAATTAGATACAAGATTTGTCTTCAGGATTTATGGGCTAGTGGAGTTGGTTGGGATGATGAATTGAGTGAAGAACAAATCAAAATGTGGAAGGGATATGTTCATGAAATGAATCAACTAATTGGATTTAGACTAGCTCGGATGATAAAGCCAGAAGATTCTCTAGGAGACCCTCAACTTCAAGGATTTAGTGATGCCAGTGAATCTGCCCTAGGTTCTGTGATCTGGCTGAAATGGAATACTTCTCATGGAGTAGAACTGAAATTCGTCATCGCAAAGTCTTTAGTGGCTCCGTTGAAACACCGTTCTATTCCACGTCTTGAGCTTACTCCTGCTGTGGTTATGGCTAGACTTGCCTTGCTTGTTTTGCAAGTGGTTGGCAGGGTTAGTACCATGAAATTTTGGACCGATTCAGAAGTAGTGTTGGCCTGGGTTCGCTCTCCTGCTAGAACCTTTAAACCATTTGTATCAGCTAGAGTTCAGGAGATTCAGGATGCTTTGCCAggattttcaaaagaattttgctATGTTCCTTCACAATTGAATCCTGCTGATGCATTAACCAAGCCAATAAAGCCAAGTGAACTACAAGGATGGATCAATGGTCCTGATTTTCTTCTGAACAGTTCTCAAGATTGTGATTTTGGGGAACCGACATATGATTTTGTAAAGAAGTGTTGTATTGTTAAAGAGTACACACCAGAATCTCTTAAAAGGATCCAATTTGTTGGAATTTTGGCTGATGAGAGTTTTGAGGAAAGATTTACAGAACTCTCTTCAGACTGGAATAGACTTGTACGAATAACTGCTTACTGCCGCCGTTTGCTATTACAACAAAACCCAGAAAACTATCAAAGTCATCTAGAACCTAAAGAAATGCAAGAAGCAGAACTGGCTTTATTTTATGCAAGCCAGAAGTCTTTAAATAATCAAGATGAAGTTAATCATAAACAGATTAAGAAGCTTGACCCAAAGTTGGATGAAAAAGGCATTTTAAGAATTGGAGGCAGACTACATAAGCTCCATTTACCTTATGAGCAGAGGCATCCAGTTTTATTGGTGAGGAATTCTTCCCTGGCTGAAGCATTCGGTCAGATGATTCATCGATGCACAGGTCATCAAGGATATAGAGTCTCAATTGCTTTAGCTTTTAAGCGTGGAGTTTACATTATTGGAGGAGCAAGATTATTTAAGGACATTGCTTTCAAGTGGTGTTTCTGCAGAACCAGACGTCGCCTATTGTTGGGCCAACAGATGGGGGAACTGCCAAGTTTCAGAGGTGAGCCCAATAGCCCCCCCTTTAGCAGAGTTGCATTAGATTTCTTTGGCCCTATCAAAATAAAGTTAACTCGTAATGCAAGCACTGAAGGAAGTATAATGATCATAACTTGCACTGTCACTCGTGTCATATCTCTTGAACTGGTCGACTCATTGTCTTCAGATGCTTTTCTCTGTGCTTGGAGAAGATTTACTTGTAATCATAGAATCAATCCAGTTTTGGCAGTAGCGACAGAGGACGCAATTTCATAG